catggaagcaacctaagtgtccatcgacagatgaatggacaaagaagatgtggcacatatatacaatggaatattactcagccataaaaagaaatgaaattgagttatttgtagtgaggtggatggacctacaatctgtcatacagagtgcagtaagtcagaaagagaaaaacaaataccatatgctaacacatatatatggaatctaagaaaataaaaatggttctgatgaacctacgggcaggacaggaataaagacgcagatgtagagaatggacttgaggacacaggggggaagggtaagctgggttgaagtgagagagtgacattgacatatatacaataccaaatggGAAAtggttagctagtgggaagcagctgtatagcacagggagatcagctcagtgctttgcgaccacctagaggggtgggatacggatggtgggagggagatgcaagagggaggggatacggggatatacgtgtgcatatagctgattcactttgttatacaacagaaactaacacaagattgtaaagcaattatactccaataaagaggttaaaaaaaagagcaggggTTCCTTAACCAACACAGATGCTCTGAACAACTGGATAAAAAGGTAGAGAAAGCTGCGTAAATAAAGCACCTACCACACACAGGCTGTTTGAAGGCATGTGATGAGGCTGTGAATGCACTCTGCAAGCTGTAGAATGCACATAAACAGGGAACACACCGCGTGGTTCGAGGAGCTGACAGCGTGATTGTCAGGTCACAAGCCTGCACCACCTGTCTGCTGTTTCCACGCAGGAGCCAGGCAGCTGGAACAGTGGCCAGAACAGAGGCTCAGCCCACTGCCCAGCCCCTGGCTATTTCTATGGAGCAGCACCCTGGGGTGTGGTGCGCTCTGCGCATGCCCGGCCTCCCACCTCTCGTCTGAACCTCTGCCAGATCCGGAGCTGCAGACCTCAGACCCCAGAGCAGGAGTGCGGAGCACAGAGAGCGGCAGGGCAGGGCTGAGACCAAGTGGACTGGCCCTGCTGCCCGGCCTCTTGCCCCAAAGCCAAGCAGGTCTGAGGTTGAGCCCTTTGGGCTCAGCTCTGAGGGTGCTGCTGGAGGGCAGTATTGGCCCCGCCAGCGTCCTGCCGTGTAACCAAGCAAAGAGCTTCGGCCCACCTGCTGGGCTTTCCCATTCCCCACTCTCCGCCCTGGGACTCTTCATTTAATACCAGCGCTCACAGCTACCACTTCCGGGCACTGTGCACACATTggagcctccccccacccccattttacagacgcaCCAGCTGGACCAGAGAGGTCACATGATGTGGTCAGGGTGCACAGCCAGGCTCGGCACCAGCTGCTCCAGCTCGCCCGAGCGCTTCTTCCCCTAAGGTCCAAGATGTGTTTGCTGCACCTCTGGCTTGTCAAGCAGGTTGAAGAATCATGTTTAGCACCAGCTACCTGGTGACATAGACAGAACCAGGTCTTTCCCATGGGTCTTGGACTCAAGTAAGAGCCCAGAGatagagaaaagagggaagggggtcggtgagagacagagacagagaatctGTGCGCTGGGAAGAGTGCCCGAGTTAGAGTCAGAAGAGCTGAGCAATGGCCTCATCCCCACCACTCACccgctgtgtggcctggggcaagtcactgccctctctgggcctatATTCTCAACTGAAGAATGAGGTAGGGGGACAAAGGAGGCATGGGGCCCTCAGACTTCTCACAGGCCATTCTTCTCTGATCAGAGGGGCGTCCAGGTTGAGCCATGCCCAGATGAGCATGGCTCAGCCAGTGGAATCTGAGGCACTCTGAACTTTGCTCCACAGTGAGGTCTGgctgtcccctcccccttccccacttcaCTGTCCCTGTCGCCCTTCACTTCAGCCCTGTGTCCAGTGTTAGGGACGTGGGTTCACCCAACCTTCCCACCTGCATCTCCCAGCTCACACAACTCCCCTCCCTGGAGTGGTTGGCCCAGGCTGGCTGCTTGGAGTTTGCCTCTCTGGGTGGCACCCCCTCTCCTAAACTGTCCCCAGTGTCAGGCCTGGAGGTGGCCAGCGAGGTGACAGGAGCTGGACAAGGGAGGAGAAACTGAAGGGAAGAGAGAATCACCAGACCAGGCAGGGCTACCGAGGAGGACGGCTTGGGAGCCTTTGCCTCTCCTGGGGCCGCCCCAGGTGGTCCCCATGGGCAGAGTCAAGCATGTAGGTTATGGCCAGCAGCCATCGGATTAGGTCAGCGTCTGTTCTCATGGACCAGGCCCTAGGGTATCCCTGTTATGAAATAGTTTGAATCATTCTGTCACATCTTACCACTCAGAGCCAGAGGAGACAGACCTGAAACCAAAATCCACACCTTTGCAGCAAGCCCAGATCAAACACCCCCAGTAACTAACCACAGAAGATCGACAGAGGCAAGTTTGCTTTGCCAAGAGAACACACTTTATTGGGTAAATTTCCAGGGAAACCTAGCTTTACAAAGCATAGAAGCAGTAAAGGTCAGAAATACAGTCCAAGAAGTATTTTAGGTAGAAAAATCTGTTGAGCAGGGAGTGCCtctagggaagggaggggggggATCTTTTAGAGCCGGGACCCAGAGGGGTGTCCTCCTTCCTGTGGGCCAGGGCCTGCCCCTTGGGCTGGGCAGCTGGTTACAGTGGCTGCACGTGCTTCCTGCTGGAAATGACTTTCCCATCTCTGATCTCCTCCGTGATGGTGCAGATCTGGGTGCTGATCTGGGGATCCGGGATGCAGGGCACGCATGGGATGTAAGGAACTCTAACGACAGGCTTGCATTCCGTGGCACAAGGGTGGGCAGGCAGCTTGAGGAAATGAGATCATACCAGGGTGTTTGGCGTTGGCCATTGGACTGACATTTGCGTTAAACGTAAACAGGGGTCAAGTGAGACAGGTGGGTGACAATGACAAAGGGCTCAGACAGTGCCTCTGAAATCCCCAAGGGCTGCAGGGATGAAGACCAGAAACTCCCAGCCAAAAACAATGGTTGGAGAAGTACCATGAATGGGGCTGACTTGTCCCCCTGCAAAAGCCCAAAGCCCGGGGCTGGAAGGAATCTCTCTGAAGATGCTTTGATCAATCCCCCTTCATCTGTGCAATAACCACTCTAGGACTGATGCCCTCACCGTGGCACTGAGGGTTGGGTCCAGGTGAGCCCTTTCCACAAGCGGGGACCTCCGGAACCCACTCACCTGCAGTCTTTCTCCCTCCAGCAGGCAGCGGTAGGTGGCGATCTCCGACTCCAGGCGGGCCTTGACGTCCAGGAGGACCTGGTACTCCTGACTCTGCCGCTCCAGGTCACAGCGGATCTCGGACAACTGAGCCTCCACGTTGCAGATCAGGCACTGCATCTGAGCCAGCTGGGAGCTGTAGCGGGCCTCGGTCTCCGCCCGGGTGGATTCCAGGGAATTCCGCTGCAATGGGAAAGAGGAAGCGCTCCCAACGTGAGGGAATCCCACCCAGAGACCCACAGCCCTGGGTATCTGGGTACCACTTGCGATCACACCCCGTGATAACCGAGGCTGGTGGATCAGGGCACCTGCCACGAGCTTGGCCGGCCACTCAGGCAGGGGCCACTCACCATGCTGTGCTGGGTCTGCAGCTCGATTTCCAGGGCATTGACGGTGCGTCTCAGCTCAATGATCTCTCTCTGGCAACATTGCAGCTGCTCCGAGCCGGACACCACTTGCTGGTTCAGCTTGTCAGTCTGAAAAGCATGAGAGGACCCAGAGCATGGTCAGAGCAACTGAAGCTACTGTCAAGGGTGACCCCTCCCCAGGAGCTTATCCTGGGCTGGCCCGACCCCACCTGGGTGTTGAACCAGGCCTCCAAGTCTCTGCGGTTATTTTCCACGAGGGCCTCATACTGGCATCTCATCTCATCCAGGATCTTGCTGAGATCCACTGGCGGGGCAGCATCCACCTCCACGTTCAGCCTGTCCCCGAGTTGGCATTTAAGTGCGTTGACTTCCTGCAGAAAGGAGGCAAGATGGCATAAGGCTGTGAAAAGGATGCTGGATGAGGGTTCGACTGACCTGGTAAAAACCCTCCTCCTTCAgttgccagctgtgtgacattAAGCAggatacttaacctctctgagcttcagcctcCTCGTGCACCTCTACCTACCTCCTCAGAGGATTTGGGAGAGTAAAGTGAGACAATGCAAACACCAGGCAAATAGCATTACCAGGCACTACCTTCCAAATGGAGATTTAGTGTCATGGGCAGGAGTCTGGGATCTGTGTGACAttaggcaagtgacttaacctctctgtgcctcagttttctcatctgtaaagtggagcttGTAATAGTATATGACTCCTGGGAGTATCGTGAGAATGACATGAAGTGAGAATGAAATGCAAAGTGCTTCGTgtagttcctggcacacagtgggccaTCAGTAAATGTCAGCTGGGGTTACTGTGGAGGTGGTTGTCATAGTTGTTACACCCAAGGGTCAGCAGTGGCTACCTGCTGGGTGGAAAACATCGAGAGGGTGCGTGGCATCAACCTTACCTCCTCATGGTTCTTCTTGAGGCATATCAGCTCCTCCTTCAGGGACTCCACCTGCATCTCCAGGTCGGCCTTGCACAGAGCCAGTTCGTCCAGCGTATAGCACAGTCCTTTGGTGTCAGCCTCCACCAGCTGCCGCATGCCCAGCTCCGTCTCATACCTGCACGCACAGAGCCCTGCTGAGTCTACAGCAAAGCAGCCATGCACAGGCAGGGCCCACTGCCCTGCTGACCAGCTGCAGTGGCCTCACTCCCACCCACCAGCTCTCAGAGGCGGGGGACAGAGGCAAGGGAGCAGCACAGAAACATTCCTAGATCAGGCCACTCACTTGGTTCGGAAGTCGTCAGCAGCCAGCTTAACATTGTCAATTTGCAGGACCAGCCTGGCATTGTCAGTCTTGCTCAGCAGGATCTGGGGAACAGGGGGTGTCCCATGAGCTGGGGAAGGCCCAGCAGTGTGGGGacaggtggggaggggacagcccAACTTTCGGATGCCATGCTCCTAAGTACCACCGGCACCTTTGGCAGTTCCAGCCCTGAACACCCTGAGCCCAGTTGTAGAAGGAGCATCACCCCCGGGAGGGGCACCACAGGGATGTCAGTGGCCCTCAGTCCTGACATCCGCAGCCCCGAAGTGGCCCAGTGGGTGAGTGGAGAGGTGAGTGGAGAGAACCAGGCCGACCTGGATTCGGGTTCTGCATCCAACA
Above is a genomic segment from Phocoena sinus isolate mPhoSin1 chromosome 20, mPhoSin1.pri, whole genome shotgun sequence containing:
- the KRT36 gene encoding keratin, type I cuticular Ha6, translated to MATQFCSPIFSSGSIKGPCGTTGGVSQVSCARSVGSCRVPCLSGVGGSASSVRLGLSGLGSCLPRSCLSSGFHSSGFPGSGGWFCEGSFNGNEKETMQFLNGRLASYLEKVRQLEQDNAELECRIREWYKSQIPYISPDYMCSFKTIEELQQKILLSKTDNARLVLQIDNVKLAADDFRTKYETELGMRQLVEADTKGLCYTLDELALCKADLEMQVESLKEELICLKKNHEEEVNALKCQLGDRLNVEVDAAPPVDLSKILDEMRCQYEALVENNRRDLEAWFNTQTDKLNQQVVSGSEQLQCCQREIIELRRTVNALEIELQTQHSMRNSLESTRAETEARYSSQLAQMQCLICNVEAQLSEIRCDLERQSQEYQVLLDVKARLESEIATYRCLLEGERLQLPAHPCATECKPVVRVPYIPCVPCIPDPQISTQICTITEEIRDGKVISSRKHVQPL